GTAAACATTGCCCATACTTTTTGAGAGCAATATCAGCATAGTCATTCGCTCGTTTATTTTCCTCTTCCAAAGTATCTTTCCAAGAATTGGAGGAAATTATAGCAGATAAATTATACATTGTATCAATCAATCCTTGTTTTTGTTTAGGAATTTTGATGGCTACTAACTTCTCAATATTTTGTTCGAGTTTTAAAACTTGTTTTCGAGCAAATGCCTCTTCTTCTTTTTTTGATTGAATTTCAGCTTTTTTACGTTCGACAAATGCCTGTTTTCTTGTTTTAACAAACGTTTTAATAGTTCCGTCACTTTTCACCGAAGTTCCACTACCGAGCAAACTTCTGCCTGTGTCATTAACTCGTTGATATTTTGAAGCGTGTTTGTTTCCAAAAATTTTATTGGAAATAAACCTTCCCGTATCACGCCCTAATTGCCCTTTGAGTGAACTAAAAAATCCCATTTTATTATAATTTTTAAAGAATACGGATTGCTATAAGAAGCAATCCGCATTGAAAAATTACTTTCCAGAAGCTGTTAATGTGATTGAATCTTCTGAAAGTTTTGAATCATCTGGCGTAGCTACTTGTACTTTAATACCAAATTCTTCTAAAATCTTTTTTTCAAAATTACCCACCAACATTTTTCCGTTAATTTTTACATCGCCTCCTTTGGCATCACTTCTCCTGATGGAAGCCAATGTAGCTTCGTCATCTGCAAATTTTTGTCCGTTATACACACGTAAGGTAGAACCAAATTCACTTTTGAAATTTGCTTTCAAAGTTTTCACTTTCATTTTTCCTGAGATAGTAAAATCTGCCATTTTTTTAAATTTTTAATTATTAAACAATTATTTTTGTCTTCGTGCATCGCCCAAAGTAAAAGTATCATTAACAAGATTTTTATTTTCAATATCTGCAATTTGGACTACAATTCCGAGGTGTTCTAAAAACATTTTTTCTACTTCACCCACTTTTTGAGTAGCCTTTATTCTTAGCTTATCAGAATTAAAATTTACTGAGGTTTGGGTGGTTCTTTCGTCTAAAGTTTTTAGTGTCATTCTACCATCACTGGCGAGTTTTTTCCCTTTATAAACACGCAATGAAAGACCAAATTTATCTTTAAATTGTTTCGTAAGTTCTGTAACTTTCATTGAACTTTCTACCTCAAATTCTGTTGAAGTGAAAGTATCCACAATTTTGTTAAATAATTTCATATTATTCTGATTTTTGTTTTCTTTCTAATAATTTTGCTTGTAATATCATTTCAAATTCAGCCAAATCAACTCCTTCAGAAGCAGCTTTTTGGAACAAAACTTGCCTTTCTTGTTCGGTGAGTACGTTATCCAACAAGGCAAATTCAATAAGTTGCTCCAATTGTTGGCTGTATAATTTCATTGGAGGAGATTGTCCCTGCCCTATGGCAAGTAAATTTTGAGAGCTATTAGGTAGCTTAGAAGTTTCTAATTGTTTTTTGGCTATCTCTTGTATTCCTTTGATTCCTCTTTCAATAAGTACATTTTTATTGGTAATTCCAAATTTGTCAGTAACATCTAAAACACGCATAAAAGGAATTGCAGAAGTAGCAATATCAATCATATCTGCGACAGCCTCAGCATCGGCATCAGCAATTTGAGTCAATGCCAAATTTTTTCCTTTACTCAAAATTTCTGCACTACCTTCAAGTGCTGAACTTGAAGCCGAAGCAAGTGTTTCTTTTGTATTTTTGAATGTTTGACAAGTAGTTTCAAAAGCTGAATCTGAAACGGAAATAACAGAATCCTTTGTTACTTTTAATACAGAAGAAGTACTTTCAAAAGCTGATTTTGAAACAGAAGTAATATTTTCTTTTGATTTGGATAATGATTCTGAAACATTTTCAGAAATAGAAGAAGCTAAATTTTTTAATTTACTAAACATTTTGGTTTATTTTAAGATGGTTAATAATAAAGCATAATTCTTTTGCGTTTACTATTATCAAAATGTTTAGATAAACAAGAGATTACCACAAAAAAAGTGGACCTCTGCATTTACTTGTAAGTGAGGGAGTCCAAGCCCTGTACAACAAAGCAAAGCAAAAGCCCACGCATTCAACGTGAGCGTTATGCTTAAACCTCCCTGTTGTACATTGAAATTTTTGGACTTTTCACTTACAGGTTCGTTAGCAAACGCAATATGATTTAAGTATTTTCTTCTATCGTATAAGTTTTTCTTTTGGTTTAGCAAAGATGATAATTTTTTTAAATTTTTACAATTTATTTTGTATTTTTTTTGAGTGGTACATTCAAGCACCAATTGTAATTTTTTTTACCATAGATACACCTAAAACAGATAAAAACATTTTCTTGCAGAAAATCCGTACCTTTGCTCCAAGAAATTTTGATTTTATAATGGTTTTGACTGAGCGTATTTTTTCCATAAAAACTTCGGAAGATTTTCAAAATGTAGCCTTAGCTATTTTTAGATATCAATACAAATATAACCCTGTATATCAATCGTTTTGCAATTACTTAAACCGAAATCCCGAACAGGTAAATTCGGTAAACGAAATTCCTTTTCTGCCCATAGAGTTTTTCAAAACCAAAACCATAATCAGCGGAACACAAAAAAGTTCAAAAATATTTACCAGTAGCGGAACCACAGGGAGTAACACCTCAAAGCATTACGTTAAAGATATTTCCATCTATGAAAAAAGTTTTCGGCAAGGATTTCGGCACTTTTACGCAAATGAAACCAATTATGCTTTTTTAGCACTTCTCCCTGCTTATTTGGAACGTACGGGCTCTTCCTTAACTTATATGGTTGACGACTTAATAAAGCGCTCAAAAAACACTCAAAGTGGCTTTTTTTTACACAATCTTGACCAATTGGCAGAGAAACTCCATTTCTTAGAAGAAACAGAACAAAAAACCATTCTGATTGGCGTTTCATTTGCTCTGCTGGATTTGGTAGAAAAATACAACTTTTCGTTAAAAAATACCATAGTTATGGAAACTGGCGGAATGAAAGGCAGAAGAAAAGAATTGATTAGAGAAGATTTACATCATATCTTAAAACAAGGCTTTGGAACGGAAAGCATTCACTCCGAGTACGGAATGACAGAGCTACTCTCACAAGCCTATTCCTCAGGCAACGGAATTTTCCGAAGCGTACCTTGGATGCAAATTTTAATTCGAGATGTAAACGACCCCTTATCCTATCAACCCTTTGGTAAAAGCGGAGGCGTGAATATCATTGATTTGGCAAACGTACACTCGTGTAGCTTTATTGCCACACAAGACTTGGGCAGAGCCTTTCAAGATGGTAGCTTCGAGATTTTAGGACGATTTGACCACGCCGATATTAGGGGTTGTAACCTAATGGTTTTATAACCTCTCCATAGCCAACTTTGCTGATGCTACGGTTTTGGCAGCATTTCCCACAAAAACCTCATTATCAATGACCATAACTGGTCGGTTTAGAAACGTGTAATGCTCCAAAATCAAATTTTTATAATCGGATTCGGTGAGCGATTGCTCTTTCAAATTACGTTGCTTGTAAAGTTGGGCACGCTTGCTAAACAATTTTTCATAACTTCCTGCCTTTTCTTTAAGAAAATCAAGTTCACTTTCAGTAATCGGATTGTGTTTTATATCCTGAATTTCAAAATTAGAACTGGGCTGTAATTCTTTTAAAATACGCTGACAAGTAGAACAACTTCCTAAATAATATATTTTATTCATTTTTAATGAATTATGGTTTTACAAAGGATAAATTTTAAAGGATAAAAATCCAAGTAACAAGGGTTCAAACTAATATTCAACTACAAAATCCACATTTCTTGAAGAAAAGGATAAAAATCCAAGGCTAAAGCATTTTATAATTACCAAATAACTAAAAGAGTATTCATTAGCTCGAATTGATACTCATTTTCCACGTGGAACATCTAATCTAAAAAGCCTAATAACGAAAGAAAGGTTTAATCTGCTGCATTGGAATTTCAATTACCACAGCACCATCAGCATACGAAGCAATTTCGTACGGATTGTAATGAAGTATCAGGCTTTTGTCAGAAATACCGATGTTTTGCGGTAAATGAAAAGTATTATCGTCAAACCAAAATCCGTTTTGGCTCAGTGCAGTTTTATCATCGATTTCAAATTCTGATTTAAACTGTTTTTCAGCAATTTCCTTCACTTTTTCAACATCAGAAAACAAGGAATCATTGTGAATTACTTTTCCGTTTTTAGCATCAAAATTGAGGTAGGTAGTGGTTTCATAGCCGTGTGCACCCCCCAAAAAAGAATAAGTTTTAGAAACTAATGACACCATCTTTTTATTTTGATATACAATACTATCGGTTAAAATGAGTTCATAAGCTGCAATTTCAGGAAAATGTTGCTGTAAATCAGCATATTCTTTCATAAAATTATCCAAACTTTGGGCTATGGCAGCCTCACCAGAAATTTCACTTGGTTTTTCTTTGGAATCCATTTCTACAAAATCAACAATCCGATTTTGAATGGTTTTATTAAAATTTTCGGCAAATTGTAAAGGCTTTTCACATTGCAAATACGTCAAATAAACCGTTCCACAATTCTCACAATCGGAAGCTGATTTTTGAACGACTTTTTCCGTAAAGGAAATCTTATCGGAACACGAAAATAAAAGAAAAGCTCCAAAAAGTAATGTTATTTTTTTCATATACAGTTGTTTATATTTTTTGAACATAAATATTTCGGCTCACCACCGATGAGAGTATTACCATTTTCCCTGCAAGAGAAATAGTCATTGAATGGTCAAACTTTTCTTTATCAATCACTGAAAATTCATCGCCCAAAGCAATAGAAATTTTATTGAGATAAATCAAAAAATCTTTGGAAGTATTTTTAACTCCTACAAAGACAGCTTTATTATTGATTTCCAAATCACTAAGTAATATTTTAGGCGTTTTTTCAATGATTCCTTCTTTGTTAGGAATGGGGTCGCCGTGGGGGTCTGTTTCAGGGAAACCTAAAAAAGCATCGAGGCGTTCGATGAGTTTTTCGGAATGAATATGTTCCAATTCCTCGGCAATTTCGTGAACTTCATCCCACGAAAAACCTAATTTTTCGACCAAAAATACCTCCCACAAACGATGCTTTCGAACAATAGAAACTGCCTTTTCAGTTCCTTTTTTGGTTAGTAAAACTCCTTGATAACGCTTATAATCGACCAATTTTTTTTCGGAAAGTTTCTTAATCATATCGGTTACTGACGATGCTTTAGTCTGCATAGCATCGGCAATGGCATTGGTACTGACAGTTTCTCCGCCTTCATTAGAAAGGTGAAAAATTGTTTTCAAATAATTTTCTTCCGAAAACGTCATTTGCATAAGAATTAAAAATTTAGTTTGTGTGTGCTAAAATACTGAAAAAGCAAAGGTATTTCCAAAAAACGAACTTAACAAACAAAATTTAAAGATTTCCGTTTTGATTCCAAAATAAATATCAAAAAACTGAAAATCATAATTTTATAAAAAATAGTATCTAAAAAAAAAACAGATTAAGATTTGTTTCTACCCTGCTCATCAGGGTAGCATTGCCAAACGGGGTCACTTTGCCAAAATTGTTTAGTTTGAATATCCATCACTGTAATTTTACCCTTGAAAGCACAACCCGTATCAACATTCCAAACACCAAAAGCATTCATAGGCTCGGTACTTCCAAAACGCGTAGTGGGGGTATGACCAATGAAAATTTCAGAATAAAGTTTAAGACGTGCTGGATAATATGGGTCATTTTTTTCAATTTCCTTAGGAAGAGACAAGGCTAATTCCCAAAGGGTTCTGTCCCAATAAAACATCTCTGGAAAATACTCAAAAACAACTCCTCTTAAATTGGTAAATCCGGCGTGAACAAAAAGCCTATTTTGAGGATCTAAATGATAGGTTTCCAAGGATTCCAAAAAAGAAATATGTACTTCTTTTTCAGTATCAGAAACTTCAGCATAAGCTTTTTCTGTGGCATCTCCTCCGTGAAAATACCATAAATCACTCATCGGTTTTCCTTTCAAAAATTGCAAACAAAGTGCATCGTGATTTCCTTTGATGAACAAACACTTATTGGTAGATTTCAAATTTATCAAAAAACGAATCACTTCGGGGGTTTGACTCCAACCATCGGCATAATCCCCTAAAAAAATAAGAAAATCATCTTTTTGAATTTTTGCTCTTTCTAATACCTGAACAAGTGCTTTGTAAGCACCGTGAATATCTCCTATAACAAGGGTTCTCATTTATGAATTGTATTTTATTTTTCTTAATATTCGAAGAGATTCTTTAAGCGAAATATAAGCCTCAACATCTATAGTTTTAAGTAGTGGACGTATGTTTTCCATACGTTGTTTTGCCTCCCCTACCCCATTTAAATAACAAAGTAAAGCTACAAATGGTAAACTTTTAAGTTGCTCTTTTTCTTTTTCACTTAAAGTCATTTCATTTTCTATTTTATCAAAAAGTATTGAACTGACTTGCCAGACGCCTTCAATGACGGAAGATTCAAAAACAGGTGGCTGAAAAATTAGTTTTTGTTCTATTTTGTAACTTCCGTTATTAAAAAAATAAATATCAGTGGTTTCCAACGGATAATACTTTTGATTTGCGTTTATACCCAGTTGTATATATTCAACAATACTAAAACTATTTTCAGTATAACTGATTTCAACTTCATCTAAGGCCGAAAAAAACAAACGAACTTGCTCATTGATCAGTTCAATATCCACACGTGTGTAATAGGTTTTATCTTTGGAAATTTTAGATTTTCCTGCCCAACACAAAATAAATTGCTCTTCATAGACCAAATAATTTGCTTGTAAATCTTTATGTCTATGATAGATAAAATCAATAACTCCGTCAAGGCTATGTTTGATATTATTTTTTGATTTTTTTTCTATCTCAGCAACAATGGTTGCATTAGTTAAATTAGGCTTTGATTTTTCTTTTTTGGGTTTACTATTACTTCCTTCACGATAAAAAATCATACCCGCAGGATACTTCCAAATACCTTTATGCAAAGAACATATTTTACCAGAAGACAATACCGTTACCAAACCCACTACCTTATTTTCAGGAAGCTCAGGAAAAATAATATTTTCATAAGCGATATTGGGCGCATTATCTAAAAACGCATTTACTAAATTTTGTATGCGACTATCATCAAAAAAATCAACTCCTACAATTTTTCGTGAATCATCTTCAACTCCTATCACAATAAAAGCTGAATTTTTAGGATTGGAATTTGCCAATGCACAAACAAGCTTTAAAAATTTAGCTTTTCCTTCCGTTGAAGATAAGTCAATAAAACGTTTACGGTCATAAAAACTATTTTCGTCACTATGCCCCAACAAATTTTTTATCAGTAAACGTTTATTTATCATAACACATATTTGACAT
This genomic window from Capnocytophaga canimorsus contains:
- a CDS encoding LuxE/PaaK family acyltransferase — its product is MVLTERIFSIKTSEDFQNVALAIFRYQYKYNPVYQSFCNYLNRNPEQVNSVNEIPFLPIEFFKTKTIISGTQKSSKIFTSSGTTGSNTSKHYVKDISIYEKSFRQGFRHFYANETNYAFLALLPAYLERTGSSLTYMVDDLIKRSKNTQSGFFLHNLDQLAEKLHFLEETEQKTILIGVSFALLDLVEKYNFSLKNTIVMETGGMKGRRKELIREDLHHILKQGFGTESIHSEYGMTELLSQAYSSGNGIFRSVPWMQILIRDVNDPLSYQPFGKSGGVNIIDLANVHSCSFIATQDLGRAFQDGSFEILGRFDHADIRGCNLMVL
- a CDS encoding arsenate reductase family protein — protein: MNKIYYLGSCSTCQRILKELQPSSNFEIQDIKHNPITESELDFLKEKAGSYEKLFSKRAQLYKQRNLKEQSLTESDYKNLILEHYTFLNRPVMVIDNEVFVGNAAKTVASAKLAMERL
- a CDS encoding DUF3298 and DUF4163 domain-containing protein, producing the protein MKKITLLFGAFLLFSCSDKISFTEKVVQKSASDCENCGTVYLTYLQCEKPLQFAENFNKTIQNRIVDFVEMDSKEKPSEISGEAAIAQSLDNFMKEYADLQQHFPEIAAYELILTDSIVYQNKKMVSLVSKTYSFLGGAHGYETTTYLNFDAKNGKVIHNDSLFSDVEKVKEIAEKQFKSEFEIDDKTALSQNGFWFDDNTFHLPQNIGISDKSLILHYNPYEIASYADGAVVIEIPMQQIKPFFRY
- a CDS encoding metal-dependent transcriptional regulator; this translates as MTFSEENYLKTIFHLSNEGGETVSTNAIADAMQTKASSVTDMIKKLSEKKLVDYKRYQGVLLTKKGTEKAVSIVRKHRLWEVFLVEKLGFSWDEVHEIAEELEHIHSEKLIERLDAFLGFPETDPHGDPIPNKEGIIEKTPKILLSDLEINNKAVFVGVKNTSKDFLIYLNKISIALGDEFSVIDKEKFDHSMTISLAGKMVILSSVVSRNIYVQKI
- a CDS encoding metallophosphoesterase family protein, with protein sequence MRTLVIGDIHGAYKALVQVLERAKIQKDDFLIFLGDYADGWSQTPEVIRFLINLKSTNKCLFIKGNHDALCLQFLKGKPMSDLWYFHGGDATEKAYAEVSDTEKEVHISFLESLETYHLDPQNRLFVHAGFTNLRGVVFEYFPEMFYWDRTLWELALSLPKEIEKNDPYYPARLKLYSEIFIGHTPTTRFGSTEPMNAFGVWNVDTGCAFKGKITVMDIQTKQFWQSDPVWQCYPDEQGRNKS
- a CDS encoding ATP-binding protein, producing MINKRLLIKNLLGHSDENSFYDRKRFIDLSSTEGKAKFLKLVCALANSNPKNSAFIVIGVEDDSRKIVGVDFFDDSRIQNLVNAFLDNAPNIAYENIIFPELPENKVVGLVTVLSSGKICSLHKGIWKYPAGMIFYREGSNSKPKKEKSKPNLTNATIVAEIEKKSKNNIKHSLDGVIDFIYHRHKDLQANYLVYEEQFILCWAGKSKISKDKTYYTRVDIELINEQVRLFFSALDEVEISYTENSFSIVEYIQLGINANQKYYPLETTDIYFFNNGSYKIEQKLIFQPPVFESSVIEGVWQVSSILFDKIENEMTLSEKEKEQLKSLPFVALLCYLNGVGEAKQRMENIRPLLKTIDVEAYISLKESLRILRKIKYNS